The following are encoded together in the Paraburkholderia sp. BL10I2N1 genome:
- a CDS encoding FAD-dependent oxidoreductase, producing the protein MDTSDILECDLLVIGAGMAGLSAAARAAEGGAKVVVIDKAKDIGGSAIISGGFVWTVPSTRKMRYVGNGDPALGAVVVDGYSDAIVWLRSRDVQMSGPHNVMYGRGYQIDIIGHLRSCVASVEHAGGVVVPETVTERLVTDEHGRVIGADTTHRDGAVRVLANNTIIATGGFQGSADLRAEYIHPHARSIPLRSNPCSTGDGLQLGTAVGGHLSDGHNPGFYGHLLCYPASLDHPSKFAVLTQYHSEFSVLLNKQGQRFCDESLGDHLNAQETLTRTDALALLVWDQRIEEEYVMKAFVEGIPPVDKLAVALAQGAKGALCPTLDDVARHADEWGFDGAAGRATLERYSAVVRSAPETLHPCIEGALLPNDKPPYRALVVQPAITFTHAGLAADDRARALDSRGQPIPGLLVAGADVGNTFRRGYAGGLAAALTFGLRAAQTATGDR; encoded by the coding sequence ATGGATACATCAGACATACTCGAGTGCGACCTCCTGGTTATCGGTGCCGGTATGGCAGGGCTGTCCGCCGCCGCCCGCGCAGCGGAAGGCGGCGCGAAGGTGGTGGTAATCGACAAGGCAAAGGACATCGGCGGATCAGCGATCATTTCCGGCGGCTTTGTATGGACGGTCCCGTCGACGCGTAAGATGCGGTACGTCGGCAACGGGGACCCGGCGCTTGGCGCGGTAGTCGTCGACGGCTACTCCGACGCGATTGTGTGGCTGCGGTCGCGCGATGTGCAGATGTCGGGGCCGCACAATGTGATGTATGGGCGCGGATATCAGATCGACATCATCGGTCATCTTCGATCATGTGTCGCAAGCGTCGAGCATGCAGGTGGTGTAGTAGTCCCCGAAACGGTTACCGAGCGCCTCGTCACCGACGAGCACGGTCGCGTCATCGGCGCCGACACGACACACCGCGACGGGGCGGTTCGCGTCCTGGCCAATAATACGATCATCGCGACGGGCGGGTTTCAGGGATCGGCCGATCTTCGGGCCGAATACATCCATCCGCACGCGCGCAGTATTCCGCTACGCTCGAACCCTTGCAGCACGGGCGATGGGTTGCAGCTTGGGACGGCGGTCGGCGGGCACCTCTCCGACGGTCACAACCCCGGCTTTTACGGTCACCTGCTCTGCTATCCGGCAAGCCTCGATCATCCATCGAAATTCGCTGTACTCACGCAATATCACAGCGAGTTTTCGGTGTTGCTCAACAAGCAGGGCCAGCGCTTTTGCGACGAAAGCCTGGGCGATCATCTGAACGCCCAGGAGACGCTGACCCGGACCGACGCGCTTGCCCTGCTTGTTTGGGACCAGCGCATCGAGGAAGAGTACGTCATGAAGGCGTTCGTCGAGGGCATCCCTCCCGTCGACAAGCTCGCAGTTGCCCTGGCTCAGGGTGCGAAGGGTGCGCTATGCCCGACACTCGACGACGTGGCGAGGCATGCCGATGAATGGGGATTCGACGGCGCAGCCGGACGCGCCACCTTGGAGCGGTATAGCGCGGTGGTGCGCTCCGCCCCTGAAACGCTCCACCCGTGCATAGAGGGCGCCCTGCTGCCGAACGACAAGCCACCCTATCGCGCGTTGGTGGTGCAACCCGCTATCACCTTCACGCACGCCGGCTTGGCGGCCGATGATCGTGCGCGCGCACTCGACAGTCGCGGCCAGCCCATTCCAGGTCTACTTGTTGCTGGCGCCGATGTCGGCAACACCTTTCGACGCGGCTACGCCGGCGGTCTTGCGGCTGCACTTACATTCGGGCTGCGCGCCGCACAGACCGCCACAGGTGATCGATGA
- a CDS encoding ATP-binding cassette domain-containing protein — translation MSTNLLRCGSIALAGIALALAAGPLGLIGDYAQFIIASIAIYTIVVLSMTMLAGSCGIWSLGHPVFMALGAYVAANLSTKGVPVEIIMVTAVVLSSCVGFILGLSAGRFSVLYFGLLTLALSLTGTEIVGHWREVTGGDEGMHVGQAVSLFLPQPLDTNGTVAFGVLLATAVFLFSELISSGRYGRRWLAVKGQRIASTAVGLRPHIENARAFGTSAGIASLAGVAMAFVIGYLDPEAFNLSAGVMLIVATVVGGIGSFVGALFGASFITLVPELARALPGVSSFVYGAAMVLVLLLLGDGIVPATRRLIRSRVARPTTHSGGVARQAVNAEAMRKLVSELLPPARDTLSLKNVSVSFQGLKALQDVSFDVPPGTAVGLIGPNGAGKTTLLNVLSGFVRPLSSASVSLGEADLLALPPYGRAALGFGRTFQHAELFDELPIRDMLVTVAELAVSLRRTHHMQLRDPEAVADRILDGLGLRSFANAYPSELPFGIQKVVDIGRVLAIGAFVITLDEPFSGLDKHEYDELRAILQGMRLAGVSFLIIDHAVQEVLSLVDKVVVLNFGCQLAMGAPDAIRRDPAVMEAYFGSTVPIEGTIRGESATFGGSAISVIDVEHRYDGVLALSGVSLDVRRGSFTAVLGPNGAGKSTLAQIMGGMLAATRGRVIVADAAGTRRRTGRSYVDVGAVLVPERRRLFGQLSVSENLLLGAYGAGVDRAEINLRFKATMDLMPRSVQEGRHRAAATLSGGEQQMLAVGRALMAAPRVIILDEPSLGLAPILIDAVYELLSTLNKTGVTVVVVEQIATHAMRYADHVAVLDHGAIVQSGSMTDHTTTEALRVGYLGYAA, via the coding sequence ATGAGCACCAATCTGTTGAGGTGTGGCTCAATCGCGCTCGCGGGCATCGCGCTCGCACTTGCCGCTGGTCCCCTGGGTCTGATCGGCGACTACGCGCAGTTCATCATCGCTTCGATCGCGATTTACACAATCGTTGTGCTGTCGATGACGATGCTGGCCGGGTCGTGCGGAATCTGGTCATTGGGGCATCCAGTATTCATGGCTTTAGGGGCTTATGTTGCCGCGAATCTGAGCACGAAAGGAGTGCCGGTCGAGATCATCATGGTGACAGCGGTGGTCCTTTCGTCCTGCGTCGGATTCATACTCGGGCTGAGCGCGGGACGTTTCTCGGTGCTCTATTTCGGTTTGCTTACGTTGGCACTCTCGTTGACGGGCACCGAGATTGTCGGTCATTGGAGGGAAGTCACCGGCGGCGACGAGGGCATGCACGTAGGGCAGGCGGTATCCCTATTCTTGCCGCAACCGCTAGACACGAATGGCACCGTGGCATTTGGCGTGTTGCTTGCGACAGCCGTCTTCCTGTTTAGCGAGCTAATCAGTAGCGGTCGTTACGGGCGGCGCTGGCTCGCAGTGAAAGGACAGCGCATCGCCTCAACGGCGGTCGGGTTGCGACCGCATATCGAGAATGCCCGGGCTTTCGGCACGAGTGCCGGCATCGCCTCGCTGGCAGGCGTGGCAATGGCGTTCGTGATCGGTTACCTCGACCCGGAAGCGTTCAACCTCAGTGCCGGCGTGATGCTGATTGTCGCAACGGTCGTGGGCGGAATCGGCAGCTTTGTCGGAGCTCTGTTCGGTGCCTCCTTCATCACTTTGGTGCCTGAACTCGCACGCGCCTTGCCGGGCGTGTCTAGTTTCGTCTACGGCGCCGCCATGGTCCTGGTTCTGCTGCTTTTGGGTGACGGGATCGTACCGGCCACGCGCCGCCTGATTCGGTCGCGAGTGGCACGCCCAACGACTCATTCCGGTGGGGTGGCGCGTCAGGCAGTCAACGCCGAGGCCATGCGCAAGCTCGTTTCGGAATTGCTTCCTCCGGCCCGGGATACGCTCTCCCTGAAGAATGTTTCAGTGTCCTTCCAGGGCCTCAAGGCGCTTCAGGATGTATCGTTCGACGTCCCGCCAGGAACCGCAGTAGGCTTGATCGGTCCGAACGGCGCTGGCAAGACGACCTTGCTCAATGTGCTCAGCGGTTTCGTGCGGCCACTCAGTTCGGCGAGTGTCTCCCTGGGTGAGGCTGACCTGCTTGCGCTGCCTCCCTACGGTCGCGCTGCGCTCGGGTTTGGGCGAACCTTCCAGCATGCAGAACTCTTCGACGAGCTTCCGATCCGCGATATGCTCGTCACCGTCGCCGAACTTGCGGTGTCATTGCGGCGGACGCACCACATGCAGTTGCGCGATCCGGAGGCGGTGGCTGACCGGATCCTCGATGGGCTGGGACTACGTTCATTTGCAAACGCGTATCCGTCGGAACTACCGTTCGGGATTCAGAAGGTAGTCGATATCGGGCGCGTGCTGGCGATCGGGGCCTTCGTGATCACGCTGGACGAACCCTTCTCCGGTTTGGACAAGCATGAGTACGACGAACTGCGCGCCATTTTGCAAGGAATGCGCCTTGCCGGAGTGTCCTTTCTCATCATCGACCATGCCGTGCAAGAAGTCTTGAGCCTGGTCGATAAGGTTGTGGTGCTCAATTTCGGTTGCCAATTGGCGATGGGCGCGCCAGATGCAATCCGGCGTGACCCGGCAGTGATGGAAGCGTATTTCGGTTCCACGGTACCGATCGAGGGCACCATCCGTGGGGAGAGCGCGACATTTGGCGGCAGCGCCATTAGCGTGATCGATGTCGAACACCGTTACGACGGCGTGCTTGCCCTATCGGGTGTGTCGCTCGACGTTCGGCGGGGTAGCTTTACGGCGGTGCTCGGGCCAAACGGCGCGGGCAAATCCACCCTCGCGCAGATCATGGGCGGCATGCTGGCGGCAACCCGCGGGCGCGTGATCGTTGCCGACGCCGCGGGCACGCGACGCCGAACTGGACGCAGCTACGTCGATGTCGGCGCAGTACTCGTCCCGGAGCGTCGGCGCCTGTTCGGTCAACTGTCCGTGTCTGAAAATCTGCTGCTCGGCGCTTATGGCGCCGGTGTTGACCGTGCCGAGATAAATCTGCGCTTCAAGGCAACGATGGACCTCATGCCGCGCTCAGTGCAGGAAGGGCGACATCGAGCGGCCGCCACGCTGTCGGGCGGTGAGCAGCAGATGCTGGCAGTCGGCCGTGCGCTAATGGCGGCCCCCCGCGTGATCATCCTCGACGAACCCTCGCTTGGATTGGCGCCCATTCTCATCGACGCGGTCTACGAACTGCTCTCGACTCTGAACAAAACCGGCGTGACCGTCGTCGTAGTCGAGCAGATTGCCACGCACGCAATGCGCTACGCGGATCACGTCGCCGTGCTCGATCACGGCGCGATCGTGCAATCGGGCTCAATGACCGATCACACCACGACTGAGGCGCTGCGCGTTGGCTATCTTGGTTATGCGGCGTGA
- a CDS encoding branched-chain amino acid ABC transporter permease produces the protein MGDLPAVVVSGIASGSAYALLALGLVIIFRSTDTVNFGIGDIGTLSVFISASTIAAGVPVAVGLIISIVVAGLIGVATERVLIRPLGLGRNRLFISLVVTIGLGLLINALIYWGWGTRSLPFKGLAAGTVDLGGMALSWNRVLATVLAATAMFAVAWFFRTTRFGMAMRATAEDQFAARMVGIDAGRVSALAWFLGCGLAAVASFFLAADNSLNPNLTLGPLFRAFAGVFLGGLTSMPGAVIGGFAVGVLDNLAGRYVSANYRDTIVFAIIVLVLFLRPAGVLGAGRKERV, from the coding sequence ATGGGTGATCTTCCCGCTGTTGTTGTCTCAGGAATAGCGAGCGGCTCGGCTTACGCCTTGCTCGCCCTCGGACTTGTCATTATTTTCCGGTCAACCGACACCGTGAATTTCGGCATCGGCGATATTGGTACCTTGTCGGTCTTTATCTCAGCCTCGACGATCGCAGCCGGCGTGCCCGTCGCGGTAGGGCTGATCATATCTATCGTCGTGGCCGGCCTCATTGGCGTGGCGACCGAGCGGGTGTTGATCCGGCCACTTGGCCTTGGACGCAACAGGCTATTCATCTCGCTGGTGGTCACGATTGGATTGGGTTTGCTGATCAATGCATTGATTTACTGGGGGTGGGGAACGCGTTCTCTGCCCTTCAAAGGACTTGCCGCCGGAACAGTCGATCTCGGCGGCATGGCACTCTCCTGGAACAGGGTGCTCGCTACGGTGCTCGCGGCAACAGCCATGTTTGCCGTGGCCTGGTTCTTCCGGACGACGCGATTCGGGATGGCGATGCGTGCCACGGCAGAGGATCAGTTCGCCGCGCGCATGGTTGGTATCGATGCAGGCCGGGTTTCGGCACTCGCATGGTTTCTCGGTTGCGGCCTGGCTGCTGTCGCCTCGTTCTTCCTCGCAGCTGATAACTCGCTCAATCCCAACCTCACGCTCGGACCGTTGTTTCGGGCATTCGCCGGCGTGTTTCTCGGTGGCTTGACCAGCATGCCGGGCGCCGTCATCGGTGGCTTCGCGGTCGGCGTGCTCGACAACCTGGCTGGCCGCTACGTATCGGCCAACTATCGCGACACCATCGTCTTCGCCATCATCGTCCTGGTACTCTTCCTGCGCCCGGCAGGGGTGCTCGGCGCTGGCCGAAAGGAGCGCGTATGA
- a CDS encoding SDR family NAD(P)-dependent oxidoreductase encodes MEQFSGRVAVVTGAASGIGRALAERFAVEGMKIVLADVEANPLKQAESEMRAAGHEVFAVRTDVSKARSVATLARKTLERYGAVHILCNNAGVVPPQRYAPVWEFTLEDWKWALDVNLWGVVHGIQSFLPLMLERGEEGHIVNTASVSGLISGSEAGVYGVTKHGVVRLTEAIYASLRERGEKIGVSVLCPGVVSTGIYNSERNRPGSRRSEGDKAPTAYHEIAKNLYRTAMTPQQVAEQVVGAIRDRQLYVITTRAFDGAIRERMESILERRNPEFPDLLALSKLDSCVT; translated from the coding sequence ATGGAACAATTTTCTGGCCGCGTCGCGGTCGTTACAGGTGCGGCGAGTGGGATCGGCCGCGCACTGGCCGAGCGCTTTGCCGTTGAAGGCATGAAGATCGTGCTGGCTGATGTCGAAGCCAACCCCCTCAAACAGGCCGAGTCCGAAATGAGGGCGGCAGGTCACGAGGTGTTTGCGGTACGCACAGATGTCTCAAAAGCACGCAGCGTCGCGACGCTCGCTCGAAAGACGCTTGAGCGCTACGGCGCCGTTCATATCCTTTGCAATAACGCGGGAGTCGTTCCTCCGCAGCGCTACGCGCCTGTTTGGGAGTTTACGCTCGAAGATTGGAAGTGGGCGCTCGACGTCAATCTCTGGGGCGTCGTGCATGGCATTCAAAGCTTTCTTCCCCTCATGCTTGAGCGTGGCGAGGAAGGCCACATCGTTAACACCGCGTCGGTCTCGGGGCTGATCAGCGGCTCCGAAGCTGGAGTTTATGGTGTCACCAAGCATGGCGTGGTGCGCCTGACCGAGGCGATCTATGCCAGCTTGCGCGAGCGCGGCGAAAAAATCGGCGTGTCCGTGCTTTGTCCGGGCGTGGTCTCGACGGGAATCTACAACTCCGAACGCAATCGCCCCGGATCCAGGCGCAGCGAAGGCGACAAGGCACCGACCGCCTACCATGAAATAGCCAAAAACCTCTATCGCACCGCTATGACGCCGCAGCAGGTTGCCGAGCAAGTGGTGGGAGCAATCCGTGACCGCCAGCTCTATGTCATCACCACGCGGGCCTTCGACGGCGCCATACGTGAGCGCATGGAATCGATTCTCGAGCGACGCAATCCTGAATTCCCGGATTTGCTGGCGCTATCGAAGCTCGACAGCTGCGTGACCTGA
- a CDS encoding ABC transporter substrate-binding protein: MRALLILAPLLLGAGSGLAQQQGPGVTDKEIKIGAWMPLTGPVAAYGVPQRAGFEAYLSMINDRGGIKGRKFNLIVEDNGFNAQRTVAAARKLTSRDGVLAIVCPNGTANTAATFSYLLDEAKVPIINPYGGAEDWYNPARANLFGAQVLYEAQAQAIGRWAAKDGHRKMIVVYSSVAAFENVANKIGPSVKAIRPDATVDLYPTKLNTQDYGPIALEIAQKKPDALLLILTQPEIVALAKELQQQGFHPALYSYAPTVSNALIELAGPAVEGMKSVSWTVPPTLDTPAVREYREALAKYAPTEKPDYLSLFGFGMAKIFVEAVRRIEGPITRESLVKAMYSIRNYDSGIFPPVSYGPNQHLGVTALQRVQISASKWQAVGEPIDSAKAW, from the coding sequence TTGCGTGCGCTCCTCATTCTTGCGCCGCTTCTGCTGGGTGCCGGATCAGGTCTCGCGCAGCAACAAGGCCCGGGCGTCACTGACAAAGAGATCAAGATCGGCGCATGGATGCCGCTGACTGGGCCGGTGGCGGCCTACGGTGTTCCGCAACGCGCCGGTTTTGAAGCTTACCTCTCGATGATCAACGACCGGGGTGGCATAAAGGGCCGAAAGTTCAACCTCATTGTGGAAGACAACGGCTTTAATGCGCAGCGCACCGTGGCTGCGGCGCGTAAATTGACCTCGCGTGATGGGGTTCTGGCAATTGTATGCCCGAACGGAACCGCCAATACCGCTGCCACCTTCTCCTATCTGCTCGATGAGGCCAAGGTGCCGATCATCAATCCATACGGTGGCGCCGAAGACTGGTACAACCCGGCTCGGGCCAATCTGTTTGGCGCGCAGGTGCTGTACGAAGCCCAGGCGCAGGCAATCGGTCGATGGGCCGCCAAGGATGGCCATCGGAAAATGATCGTGGTGTATTCGTCGGTGGCCGCATTTGAAAACGTTGCGAACAAGATCGGCCCAAGCGTAAAAGCCATAAGGCCTGACGCTACCGTCGATCTCTATCCGACCAAGCTCAACACCCAGGACTACGGGCCGATCGCCCTGGAAATCGCGCAGAAGAAGCCCGACGCGCTGTTGCTCATCCTCACGCAGCCAGAGATCGTCGCCCTGGCTAAAGAACTTCAGCAGCAGGGTTTTCATCCAGCGCTCTATAGCTACGCGCCGACTGTTTCGAATGCACTCATCGAACTCGCCGGACCGGCTGTCGAGGGCATGAAGTCGGTGTCCTGGACGGTCCCCCCCACACTGGATACGCCTGCGGTGCGCGAATACCGAGAGGCCCTCGCGAAGTATGCGCCCACCGAGAAGCCGGACTACCTTTCATTGTTCGGATTCGGGATGGCCAAGATCTTCGTTGAAGCGGTACGCCGAATCGAAGGTCCGATAACCCGCGAGTCGCTGGTCAAAGCGATGTACTCGATTCGCAACTACGACAGCGGGATCTTTCCGCCGGTTTCTTACGGTCCGAACCAGCATCTGGGCGTCACCGCATTACAGCGCGTCCAGATCTCCGCCAGCAAGTGGCAAGCTGTCGGCGAGCCAATAGACAGCGCAAAAGCCTGGTGA
- a CDS encoding DUF4148 domain-containing protein: MKRLLYAVFTVSVLAAPAVSSAQQSGSTVTREQVKAELIQLEKAGYNPARRDPNYPDDIRAAQARVAAQSGAAPGQTSYGPANGGTSQSGVPGK, from the coding sequence ATGAAACGTTTGCTCTATGCAGTCTTTACCGTCTCGGTTCTGGCGGCTCCGGCCGTATCGTCCGCTCAGCAATCCGGTTCGACCGTCACGCGGGAACAGGTGAAAGCAGAACTGATACAACTCGAAAAGGCCGGCTACAATCCTGCCCGCCGTGACCCCAACTATCCGGACGACATCCGCGCCGCGCAGGCGCGCGTTGCTGCGCAGAGTGGCGCGGCGCCGGGTCAAACCAGTTACGGTCCCGCGAACGGTGGTACGTCGCAGTCGGGCGTCCCCGGTAAGTAA